One Alteromonas sp. KC3 DNA segment encodes these proteins:
- a CDS encoding hybrid sensor histidine kinase/response regulator, producing the protein MVTEKLSHSNKRVKNTRRERALSKVKIAMVTIVLVTLASLTHILNQQQHAISALKQHSAFEDALISTEQQINRYQYSQNIALVAPLQENLLATYQRIATHFAQEQEIKFVENELSFEAFEGKQRSLMREANHSVIQDTMLQLYTLAVLPSEQAAQLLNAVFTLTPLINAIQTQESALQNQISSIRQQMLLVLIFSVITLALIQVIGWLFGKNQPHKSTSLLHRSALRVSFADKEQRHQKEFIQLISHEFRAPISVIISALELIPNMEAQRSRLIQQAEQSSYRLLSLTNNLTELLSDNIEDDLQPQSIDLIGLLDECISPFSIQVKDKKVELNMHCSHSVPHFVESDPVAITKVVTAILDNAVKFTSSGLIDVTITTLVKHQGIFLVVIISDTGIGIDDDTQAKMFDRFYRGKHATTHRYPGAGIGLSVAKRSLDKLGGSLSVNSTVGVGSEFKVHIPIKPLETPIIEVSSPSNAKFAVVDDLEISRLHLQSIITSQGFSARTFSSGAELINLHDEVLQFSAIIADLYMPGMTGLELVKTLSAIYGERVPPVVVLSATPDIANIIANSDLPIYQSFVKPIDKQRLVDTLHNLAMNKTKIMAPVTRANILVVEDEPINAEMVEHMLTCMGHAVTICYNGDDAIIRANESAYDCVLLDINLPDLSGLEVAKILRERNPDLPIIALTANAQRDDKEASLRAGMRYHLVKPITFQELKNTLKLTI; encoded by the coding sequence TTGGTAACGGAGAAGCTTAGTCATTCAAACAAAAGGGTCAAAAACACCCGCCGCGAGCGTGCACTGTCGAAAGTTAAGATTGCGATGGTCACTATTGTACTTGTCACGCTCGCATCACTTACTCACATACTCAACCAACAACAGCACGCGATTTCAGCATTGAAACAACACAGTGCATTCGAAGACGCGCTAATTTCAACTGAACAACAGATCAATCGTTACCAGTACAGCCAAAATATTGCCCTGGTAGCGCCTTTGCAAGAAAACTTACTAGCCACTTATCAACGGATAGCAACACATTTTGCACAAGAGCAGGAAATCAAATTCGTTGAGAATGAACTCTCCTTTGAAGCATTTGAGGGCAAGCAACGCAGCCTAATGCGAGAAGCAAACCATAGTGTTATTCAAGATACTATGCTTCAACTCTACACCTTGGCTGTACTGCCCTCTGAACAAGCCGCCCAGTTGCTTAATGCCGTATTCACACTTACACCATTAATCAATGCTATTCAAACTCAGGAGAGCGCACTTCAAAACCAAATATCGTCAATTAGGCAACAGATGTTGCTTGTACTCATTTTTTCAGTTATTACGCTGGCATTAATTCAAGTAATTGGGTGGCTGTTTGGCAAGAATCAGCCTCATAAATCCACTTCGCTGTTACATCGTTCAGCGCTTCGCGTGTCTTTTGCTGATAAAGAGCAGCGTCATCAAAAAGAGTTTATTCAACTTATTAGTCACGAGTTTCGAGCACCTATTAGCGTAATTATTAGTGCTCTAGAGCTTATTCCCAATATGGAAGCGCAGCGCAGTCGACTTATCCAGCAAGCTGAGCAATCAAGCTATCGGTTACTCAGTCTAACCAATAATTTAACCGAACTATTGTCAGACAATATAGAAGACGACCTACAACCCCAGTCCATTGATTTAATTGGGCTCCTTGATGAGTGTATTTCCCCCTTTTCGATTCAAGTAAAAGACAAGAAAGTTGAGTTGAATATGCATTGCAGCCATAGTGTGCCGCATTTTGTTGAATCTGACCCTGTTGCTATTACTAAAGTCGTTACCGCCATTTTAGACAACGCGGTAAAATTCACTTCATCTGGCCTAATCGACGTCACCATTACAACGCTGGTAAAACACCAAGGTATTTTCCTTGTTGTTATTATCAGCGATACTGGTATTGGTATTGACGACGACACACAAGCGAAAATGTTTGATCGCTTCTACCGCGGAAAGCATGCTACTACGCATCGTTATCCTGGCGCGGGTATTGGCTTATCGGTGGCTAAGCGCAGTCTTGATAAGCTAGGTGGTTCATTGAGTGTAAATAGCACCGTAGGGGTCGGTAGTGAGTTCAAGGTGCATATTCCTATTAAACCGTTGGAAACACCTATCATTGAGGTATCTTCTCCGTCTAATGCAAAATTTGCTGTAGTCGATGATCTGGAGATCTCACGTCTTCATTTACAATCAATCATTACCTCGCAAGGCTTCAGCGCACGTACCTTTTCATCTGGTGCCGAATTGATTAACCTTCACGATGAAGTACTGCAGTTCAGCGCTATCATTGCCGATTTATACATGCCAGGTATGACAGGACTCGAGTTAGTTAAAACCCTCTCAGCGATTTACGGCGAGCGCGTCCCCCCTGTCGTCGTACTCTCTGCTACCCCCGATATTGCCAATATCATTGCTAACTCCGATTTACCCATTTATCAAAGTTTCGTGAAGCCCATTGATAAACAGAGACTTGTCGACACGCTGCATAATTTAGCCATGAATAAAACGAAGATAATGGCCCCCGTTACACGAGCAAACATACTGGTTGTTGAAGACGAGCCAATTAATGCGGAAATGGTGGAGCACATGTTGACATGTATGGGGCATGCCGTGACTATCTGCTACAACGGTGACGATGCCATTATTCGCGCAAATGAAAGCGCGTATGATTGTGTTCTGCTCGACATCAATTTGCCCGATCTAAGCGGCTTAGAAGTAGCAAAGATATTACGGGAACGCAATCCAGACCTCCCTATTATTGCACTTACTGCCAATGCACAACGAGACGATAAGGAAGCCTCATTAAGGGCTGGAATGCGCTATCACCTCGTCAAACCCATTACCTTTCAAGAGCTTAAAAATACGCTTAAACTTACCATTTAA
- a CDS encoding AmpG family muropeptide MFS transporter: protein MTFLHTRQGLTYLFSALNTYKDKRFLSIFCFGISSGFPWIMIGSVLSAWLKDENLSRSAIGLFGIIFATYSFNFLWSPLLDKLKPPFLGQRRGWIMAMQGAVVVCCLVMSQLSATSDLFYIALVGLFIAIASSTQDIAIDGFRIDTIAENDKDGMSAASSVATAGWWTGYGGLGAIPFYLADYTAYTWPDIYLLLAVMMLLLMVATLLTNEPEIDRKALLSQITHETGSGVLYWLRATLITPFSEFFSRNGVKLAASFLLFIFLFKIGEAFLGRMSIVFYKEIGFSNSDIGTYSKLLNWWVTIVFSLLGGLVNIRYGIYKGLMIAGIAMAASNLMFALIAQTGPSTGLLAITVIVDGFTGAWSTVAMVAFISLLCNRAFSATQYALMASLSVAGRTLVASSSGFVVDALDGNWSLFFIATALMVIPSLCFLYSIRENIKKVEYSNN from the coding sequence ATGACATTTTTGCATACTCGCCAAGGGCTAACTTATTTGTTCTCTGCATTAAACACCTATAAAGACAAACGCTTTCTGAGTATTTTTTGTTTCGGAATATCCAGTGGTTTTCCATGGATAATGATTGGTTCTGTGCTCTCTGCTTGGCTTAAAGACGAAAACTTATCACGTTCTGCAATTGGGTTATTCGGCATTATCTTTGCCACGTATTCGTTTAACTTTTTATGGTCGCCTTTACTAGACAAACTCAAGCCACCTTTTTTAGGGCAGCGCCGAGGCTGGATTATGGCTATGCAAGGTGCTGTTGTTGTGTGCTGCCTTGTTATGTCTCAACTGAGTGCTACTAGTGATTTATTTTATATTGCACTTGTAGGCCTTTTCATCGCAATTGCCTCCTCTACACAAGATATAGCCATTGATGGCTTTCGCATAGATACCATTGCAGAGAATGACAAAGATGGTATGTCAGCGGCTTCTTCTGTCGCCACTGCAGGATGGTGGACAGGCTACGGTGGCTTGGGTGCAATTCCCTTTTATCTTGCCGACTATACCGCCTACACATGGCCTGATATCTATCTACTTTTAGCCGTCATGATGCTTCTGCTAATGGTTGCGACATTGCTGACCAACGAGCCTGAAATTGATAGAAAAGCACTTTTAAGCCAAATAACGCACGAAACTGGCAGCGGCGTTCTGTATTGGCTTAGAGCGACATTGATAACGCCTTTCTCAGAGTTTTTTAGTCGAAACGGCGTGAAACTAGCTGCCTCTTTCCTGTTATTTATATTTTTGTTCAAGATTGGTGAAGCATTTTTGGGGCGTATGAGTATCGTCTTTTACAAAGAAATTGGCTTTTCAAATAGCGATATAGGTACGTACTCAAAGCTGCTCAATTGGTGGGTTACTATTGTATTTTCGCTTTTAGGCGGCCTGGTTAATATCCGCTACGGCATTTACAAAGGGCTAATGATTGCGGGCATTGCCATGGCGGCCTCTAACCTTATGTTTGCGCTAATTGCACAGACAGGTCCATCAACGGGCTTGTTAGCAATAACCGTGATAGTGGATGGTTTTACAGGTGCGTGGAGCACAGTCGCTATGGTGGCGTTTATATCGTTACTTTGCAATCGTGCGTTCAGTGCAACCCAGTATGCACTTATGGCCTCATTAAGTGTTGCTGGACGCACACTGGTGGCCTCAAGCAGTGGATTTGTTGTTGACGCCCTTGACGGTAATTGGAGCCTGTTTTTTATTGCTACAGCCCTTATGGTCATACCCAGCTTGTGCTTTCTGTATAGCATTCGCGAAAATATAAAAAAAGTCGAATATTCAAATAACTAA
- a CDS encoding DUF3530 family protein — protein sequence MIKHLCSLLFLMIPTVYSSAAVGDFFADISHAYLPGQVTEIIAGDTILPIVEVDAHTPLPLGTAIIISELSPAGLTMGQGDMLAEKLAEKGWNVIISPFEQPLHNDAQATSQVESENPPEQSDNVLTMDPDIHPRSNQLTQHLDFDDTKNKLGMQLNALNNYLQERQGYRLIIAQGMLAASFLSLATTQPSLHPDTFVAISPFWPDSTINDLVVDNIAQSDFPVLDLAVGNYSNWASSTAAQRRVSAKNALKMHYRQVEISGTPLVFSIKPDQESAYIHTLTNTTIGWTRHLGW from the coding sequence ATGATTAAGCATCTGTGCTCGCTTCTATTTTTGATGATACCGACCGTGTATTCATCTGCCGCTGTAGGCGACTTTTTTGCCGATATTAGCCATGCATACTTACCCGGTCAGGTAACAGAAATTATCGCTGGCGACACTATTTTGCCCATTGTCGAAGTTGACGCTCACACCCCCTTGCCACTGGGAACTGCTATTATCATTAGTGAATTGTCTCCAGCGGGATTAACGATGGGACAGGGCGACATGTTGGCTGAAAAACTGGCCGAAAAAGGCTGGAACGTGATTATCAGCCCATTTGAGCAACCGTTACACAATGACGCTCAAGCCACTTCACAAGTAGAAAGCGAAAACCCACCAGAGCAATCAGATAATGTACTGACGATGGACCCAGACATCCATCCTCGAAGTAATCAGCTTACTCAGCATCTCGATTTTGACGACACCAAAAACAAATTAGGCATGCAACTGAACGCACTTAACAACTATCTTCAAGAGCGACAAGGTTACCGACTAATTATCGCACAAGGCATGCTGGCAGCGAGCTTTTTGTCACTAGCAACCACACAACCGTCACTTCACCCTGACACATTTGTCGCTATTTCCCCATTTTGGCCAGATTCCACAATTAACGACTTAGTCGTTGATAATATTGCCCAATCAGACTTTCCGGTCCTAGATCTTGCTGTGGGCAACTACAGCAACTGGGCATCAAGTACCGCAGCACAGCGACGAGTGAGTGCAAAAAATGCACTAAAAATGCACTATCGTCAGGTTGAGATATCGGGCACACCATTAGTCTTTAGTATAAAGCCAGATCAAGAAAGCGCCTATATTCATACACTTACAAACACCACTATTGGCTGGACACGTCATCTAGGCTGGTAA
- a CDS encoding pseudouridine synthase — MANPSFEYKPPMMPYLDFLYRDEDIVVAHKPSGLLSVPGKAAEHKDALITRVNAVLPTATVVHRLDMATSGIMVMALNKDSHRHISKQFELRKTKKRYFASVFGHIAQDSGEVDLPLICDWPNRPKQMVDFERGKHALTHFEVVDRMYDTNGHPFSLVALYPITGRSHQLRVHMLELGHPILGDRLYAHDSALAMASRLQLHAESLCFTHPSTKQWLNFQCPAPFSHVRAEPLSQD, encoded by the coding sequence ATGGCAAATCCAAGTTTTGAGTACAAACCACCCATGATGCCTTATCTCGATTTCCTTTATCGAGATGAGGACATCGTTGTGGCACATAAGCCCAGTGGACTATTAAGCGTACCGGGCAAGGCAGCTGAGCATAAAGATGCGTTGATCACTCGGGTCAACGCTGTATTGCCAACTGCCACAGTGGTTCATCGACTCGATATGGCCACATCGGGCATTATGGTGATGGCGTTGAACAAAGACAGCCATCGCCATATCTCCAAGCAATTTGAGCTTAGAAAAACAAAAAAGCGTTACTTTGCCAGCGTCTTTGGCCATATAGCTCAAGATAGCGGCGAAGTAGATTTGCCGTTAATTTGTGACTGGCCTAATAGACCAAAGCAGATGGTTGATTTTGAACGGGGAAAACACGCGTTAACGCACTTTGAAGTAGTTGATCGCATGTATGATACAAACGGACATCCCTTTTCACTTGTTGCGCTTTACCCCATTACCGGGCGCTCACATCAGTTGCGGGTACATATGCTAGAACTTGGTCACCCTATTTTGGGTGATAGGCTTTATGCACATGACAGTGCTTTGGCCATGGCTTCACGCTTGCAGTTACACGCTGAGAGCTTATGCTTTACTCATCCATCTACTAAGCAATGGCTCAACTTTCAATGTCCAGCGCCGTTTAGTCATGTTCGCGCCGAGCCACTTTCTCAAGACTAA
- the rapA gene encoding RNA polymerase-associated protein RapA, producing MSSDSQFSVGQRWLSNTETELGLGAIIGVDFRSVEVLYPATGDARMYTKQEAPLTRLIFEIGDTVKSQDGWEMTITEKEESQGVFIYHGLREDTKAEARLPETMLDHHIRLNQPEKRLFSQQLDHPKWFDLRERALDYQYDYLRSSTIGLAGARISLIPHQLHIASEVGGRHAPRVLLADEVGLGKTIEAALIIHQQLKTGRAERVLILVPDSLVHQWLVEMLRRVNLPFSIYDESRCEALEDSEASDEGDVNPFENDQLVLCSIDFLSQSEKRQQQIQAASWDVMVVDEAHHLAWSSDAPSAEYLCVEALANKTPGVLLLTATPDQLGHESHFARLRLLDPARFHSYDAFLEEESKYSQLADAVAPLLSDAEPNDKQRNKLAEFAPDVMEHAGDLSDSNNRHALLHQLIDCHGTGRMLFRNRRANIEGFPERKLSAYELALPEVYSDAVSGGDLTYSLYPERMASVVNSWTKHDPRVAWLLDFMQDVKPEKILLICASARTAQELGEVIRTQTGIRHSVFHEGMSIVERDKAAHYFADEEEGAQILLCSEIGSEGRNFQFAHHLVLFDLPITPDLLEQRIGRLDRIGQTQTVQIHVPYLAKTAQHVLLDWYHEGLNAFEKTCPTGSGVFDDVKPLLIGACLHPDDMAARDELVNMSITLNSQLVAQLEAGRDRLLELNASGEGRVEQLLEDIITLDSEQDLSRFMGRVFDAIGVQQDEKGNDCFILMPTESMVSQLPGLDPEGMTVTYKRRVATTLENVQFLSWDHPLVHTAIDVVLTDVHGKSSMGFIAEPSLPKGAYWIEALFVLHAQAPKALQLGRFLPQTPVRVCLDAQGKPSDLSFDVKRKVGRKISAQLIKALQQPLELAIEKARKLAHQEANQKQHDALATMHNTLNGEIQRLRDLKKRNPAVRDSEIEFIETQMNALDKVIQEADVQLDALRIVVNNP from the coding sequence ATGAGTTCAGACAGTCAATTTTCAGTAGGTCAACGTTGGTTAAGTAATACCGAAACAGAGCTTGGTTTAGGTGCCATTATTGGTGTCGATTTTCGTTCTGTAGAAGTGCTTTATCCAGCCACTGGCGATGCGCGAATGTATACCAAGCAAGAAGCGCCATTAACACGACTTATCTTTGAAATTGGCGACACGGTAAAAAGCCAAGATGGCTGGGAAATGACCATAACCGAAAAAGAAGAAAGCCAAGGTGTTTTTATATATCACGGTCTACGTGAAGATACTAAGGCTGAAGCACGTTTACCCGAAACCATGCTTGATCACCACATTCGTTTGAACCAACCAGAAAAGCGACTGTTCAGCCAACAGCTTGATCACCCGAAGTGGTTTGACTTGCGCGAGCGCGCTCTGGATTATCAATACGATTACCTTCGCTCTAGCACAATTGGGCTGGCTGGCGCGCGTATATCACTGATTCCGCACCAGCTTCATATTGCTTCTGAAGTGGGTGGCCGTCATGCACCCCGTGTGCTTTTGGCCGACGAAGTAGGCTTGGGTAAAACCATTGAAGCAGCACTTATTATCCACCAGCAATTAAAGACAGGCCGTGCAGAACGCGTGCTAATACTGGTGCCAGATTCATTGGTACACCAATGGCTGGTAGAAATGCTGCGTCGCGTTAATCTGCCATTTTCTATTTACGATGAAAGTCGCTGCGAGGCATTAGAAGACAGCGAGGCCTCTGACGAAGGCGACGTTAACCCCTTTGAGAACGATCAGCTTGTGTTATGCAGTATCGATTTCTTGAGCCAAAGTGAAAAGCGACAACAGCAAATTCAAGCCGCTAGCTGGGACGTGATGGTTGTCGATGAGGCGCACCACCTTGCATGGTCAAGCGATGCTCCTTCTGCAGAATACTTGTGTGTAGAAGCCTTGGCGAATAAAACTCCAGGGGTATTACTGCTTACTGCTACGCCCGACCAGTTAGGCCACGAAAGTCATTTTGCACGTCTTAGACTACTCGACCCTGCTCGCTTTCATAGTTACGATGCTTTCTTAGAAGAAGAATCTAAATACAGCCAACTCGCCGATGCCGTAGCACCACTTTTATCTGACGCAGAGCCAAATGATAAACAGCGCAACAAGCTGGCCGAATTCGCGCCTGATGTTATGGAGCACGCAGGTGATTTGTCTGATTCAAACAATCGACACGCGCTTTTGCATCAACTCATTGACTGCCATGGCACAGGACGAATGCTATTTAGAAACCGTCGCGCCAATATCGAAGGATTCCCAGAGCGTAAGCTAAGCGCCTATGAGCTTGCTCTTCCTGAAGTATACTCAGATGCCGTTTCAGGCGGTGACCTTACTTACTCGCTCTATCCAGAGCGAATGGCGAGTGTGGTAAACAGCTGGACCAAGCACGACCCAAGGGTCGCGTGGCTACTCGACTTCATGCAAGACGTTAAGCCAGAAAAGATCCTACTTATCTGTGCTAGCGCCCGTACCGCACAAGAGCTAGGTGAAGTGATTCGAACTCAAACAGGCATTCGACATAGCGTTTTCCATGAAGGTATGAGTATTGTAGAGCGCGACAAAGCAGCGCATTACTTTGCCGATGAAGAAGAAGGGGCGCAAATACTGTTGTGTAGCGAAATAGGTAGTGAAGGTCGTAACTTTCAATTTGCACATCACCTAGTACTGTTTGATTTGCCTATTACCCCTGACTTACTTGAACAGCGTATTGGTCGACTAGACCGAATTGGCCAGACACAGACGGTACAAATTCACGTGCCTTATTTAGCCAAAACCGCACAACACGTGTTGCTTGACTGGTACCATGAAGGGCTCAATGCCTTTGAAAAAACCTGTCCGACAGGCTCAGGCGTATTTGACGATGTGAAGCCACTGTTGATTGGTGCATGCTTACACCCTGATGATATGGCCGCCCGCGACGAACTGGTCAACATGAGTATTACGCTTAATAGCCAGCTTGTAGCGCAACTTGAAGCTGGACGAGACCGTTTGCTTGAACTTAATGCCTCGGGTGAAGGACGTGTCGAACAACTGCTTGAAGATATTATTACGTTGGATAGTGAGCAAGATTTATCGCGCTTTATGGGGCGTGTTTTCGACGCCATAGGCGTTCAACAAGACGAAAAAGGTAACGACTGCTTCATCCTTATGCCAACGGAATCCATGGTTAGCCAGTTACCAGGACTCGATCCTGAGGGCATGACAGTGACGTACAAACGCCGTGTGGCTACTACACTAGAGAACGTGCAGTTCTTAAGCTGGGACCATCCGCTAGTGCATACTGCAATTGATGTGGTGCTTACCGATGTGCACGGCAAAAGTAGTATGGGCTTCATCGCTGAACCTTCGCTGCCTAAGGGGGCCTATTGGATAGAAGCGCTTTTTGTATTGCACGCGCAAGCGCCAAAAGCACTTCAATTAGGTCGCTTTTTACCGCAAACACCGGTAAGAGTGTGTCTAGATGCTCAAGGCAAACCGTCTGATTTAAGCTTTGATGTAAAACGCAAAGTAGGCCGAAAAATATCAGCACAGCTAATTAAAGCGCTACAACAGCCGCTTGAATTAGCGATAGAAAAAGCGCGTAAACTTGCGCATCAAGAAGCAAACCAAAAGCAGCACGATGCGCTAGCAACTATGCACAATACGCTAAATGGCGAGATTCAGCGATTAAGAGATCTTAAAAAACGCAACCCTGCAGTGCGCGACAGTGAAATAGAATTTATCGAAACCCAAATGAATGCGTTAGATAAAGTTATTCAAGAAGCAGATGTCCAGCTAGACGCACTGCGCATAGTGGTGAATAACCCTTAA
- a CDS encoding DUF4019 domain-containing protein, translating into MDMKIDTQKLIELRNAKAWSQQHLADVSGLSLRTIQRIEKNQSASQESVKAIAAAFDGTPDMLLVTPHKYEQQNVTSPANSSTLNQVSFSLSRQHLMWLLGALIISLVVMMYWSQAVNATDSKGKVVEAGALVQIDDATLQDGMDWLLLVDSQRYAQSWDESGPIFKTSVTQAKWVEAMQLVRKPLGEATSRELATAQAPTTLPGLPDGEYLILTFSTQFDASSSLATETLSMVNIDGQYRTIGYFIR; encoded by the coding sequence ATGGATATGAAAATAGACACCCAAAAACTCATTGAACTTCGCAATGCTAAAGCGTGGAGCCAACAGCACTTAGCAGATGTATCTGGCTTGAGCTTGAGAACCATTCAACGCATTGAGAAAAATCAGTCAGCTTCTCAAGAGTCGGTCAAAGCCATTGCGGCGGCATTTGATGGTACCCCGGATATGTTGCTTGTAACACCCCATAAATACGAGCAACAAAATGTTACCTCACCGGCCAATTCGTCAACGTTAAACCAGGTGAGTTTTTCATTATCACGCCAACATTTAATGTGGCTTCTCGGCGCTCTGATTATCTCATTAGTTGTGATGATGTATTGGTCGCAGGCGGTTAACGCCACTGACAGCAAAGGTAAAGTGGTGGAAGCAGGAGCACTTGTACAAATTGATGATGCGACACTACAAGATGGCATGGATTGGTTGCTGCTAGTTGATAGCCAGCGTTACGCGCAAAGCTGGGATGAAAGCGGCCCTATTTTTAAAACCAGTGTGACACAAGCAAAATGGGTTGAGGCCATGCAACTGGTGCGCAAGCCTTTGGGGGAAGCAACCTCAAGAGAGCTTGCCACTGCGCAAGCACCCACTACGTTACCCGGTTTACCCGATGGCGAATATCTCATATTAACGTTTTCTACCCAATTTGACGCCAGTTCCTCGCTGGCTACAGAAACGTTATCAATGGTGAATATCGATGGACAGTACAGAACTATTGGGTACTTTATTCGTTAA
- a CDS encoding PhoH family protein, whose translation MPRKNSTDTKIYVLDTNILLHEPHAFLSFKEHDVVIPMTVLEELDYIKDSKKDVARDARVSIRAMEDLLHDATPEDMLAGVSMEGLGAGQTAPTGSLSIFADLNMVEAQQVFTSNENDNRIINVALHLQKTFAPQKVVLVTKDLNMRLKAKGAGLAHVEDYRTDQLITDIKYLSRGFHTFEGNFWDNVKSVDSRQEGRDTIHTVPKSMLPEAYVNEFLLDESQQFAGLIEEISSDTLEVLDLGYERLMSRHAWGITPKNIGQAMALHALLDPHIDMVILTGPAGSGKTLLALAAALEMVVERNMYDKIIVTRSTPEIAESIGFLPGTEEEKMLPWLAAITDSLEVLHKHDENTKGSMNYIMEKANIQYKSVNFMRGRSIQNAIVILDESQNLTASQLKTIITRCGEGTKLIVGGNLAQIDSNYLSAVTSGLTYLVEKFKDFSGSATINLDGVVRSRLASFAEENL comes from the coding sequence ATGCCAAGAAAAAATTCTACCGATACCAAAATTTACGTCCTCGATACCAATATTCTGCTTCACGAACCTCACGCCTTTCTCTCATTTAAAGAACACGACGTCGTTATTCCAATGACAGTGTTAGAAGAACTCGATTACATCAAGGACAGCAAAAAAGACGTCGCTCGCGATGCGCGTGTTTCTATTCGCGCAATGGAGGATTTACTACACGATGCAACCCCTGAGGACATGCTCGCTGGCGTTTCAATGGAAGGGCTAGGCGCAGGGCAAACAGCACCGACAGGCAGTTTGTCTATATTTGCAGACCTTAATATGGTGGAAGCGCAACAAGTTTTCACCAGTAATGAAAACGACAACCGAATTATCAATGTGGCTTTACACTTACAAAAGACCTTTGCGCCACAAAAGGTCGTGCTGGTGACCAAAGACCTAAATATGCGCCTTAAGGCAAAGGGAGCCGGGCTTGCACATGTTGAGGATTATCGCACCGATCAGCTCATCACTGATATCAAATACCTCTCTCGAGGTTTTCACACCTTTGAAGGTAACTTTTGGGATAATGTAAAAAGTGTAGATAGCCGACAGGAAGGCCGCGACACCATTCACACTGTACCCAAATCCATGCTTCCCGAAGCATACGTAAATGAGTTTTTACTGGATGAGTCACAACAGTTTGCTGGCCTTATTGAAGAGATTTCAAGTGATACGCTTGAGGTCCTCGACTTAGGCTACGAGCGTTTGATGAGTCGTCATGCATGGGGGATAACACCTAAAAATATTGGGCAAGCGATGGCACTTCATGCCTTGCTCGACCCACACATTGATATGGTTATTTTAACCGGGCCGGCGGGGAGTGGTAAAACCTTGCTCGCGTTAGCTGCAGCGCTTGAAATGGTGGTAGAGCGCAATATGTACGACAAAATTATCGTAACGCGAAGTACGCCAGAGATTGCTGAGTCCATCGGCTTTTTACCGGGCACTGAAGAAGAAAAAATGCTGCCTTGGCTTGCTGCCATTACTGATTCTTTGGAGGTACTTCACAAGCACGATGAAAACACCAAAGGCTCAATGAATTACATCATGGAAAAAGCTAACATCCAGTATAAATCGGTCAACTTTATGCGCGGGCGCAGTATCCAAAATGCCATCGTAATACTCGATGAGTCGCAAAACTTAACGGCATCTCAGCTTAAAACCATTATTACGAGGTGCGGTGAAGGTACCAAATTGATTGTAGGCGGTAACCTTGCTCAGATTGATAGCAACTATCTATCGGCAGTGACATCGGGCCTGACCTACCTTGTAGAGAAATTTAAAGATTTCTCAGGCAGTGCCACGATAAACCTTGATGGCGTGGTAAGAAGCCGTTTAGCGAGCTTTGCTGAAGAAAATCTGTAA